Genomic segment of Paenibacillaceae bacterium GAS479:
CCACTGGGGAGAATGGCATACGTGGCCGGCCGGTACGGGAGTTTTCCCTAAGCTCAGCGTGTCAAATCAATATGTCCAGCATTATTTGGACGCTTTCAAAAATACCCCTCTAGGAATGCGCAAGCCGTTCCCGGTTGCAAAAGAACAAAATATGGGCTTGTTCAATGATGTATTCGGCATCAAATCCAGTACGGACGAGTTCATTGGCTGGAGCAAAAAAGGGTGGAGCGGGATCAAAGAGTTCGTTGATGATCCGTCTCAAGCCGATGCTATTCTAGCTGCATCTATAATGCCGGATTACTGGAAAACGAACTATTCCGGAGGCGAGTTCGCAAACGGTGATGCGGAAAGCTTCCTTACGGACGATACGGTTATGGAATCGTTGCGTCAGATGAGGGATAGCCACACTTCATGGCTTGGTCCATCTTCCCCAGCGAGTACACCATACGGCACTGAGATTCAATCGAATATTGATACGATGCAGCGCTTGATGGGCTACCGTTTTGTCGTTGAAGCGGTGAAAAGCAGTTCAGCGGCAAACGCCGGTTCCGAAATAACGGTGGAGAGCATCTGGAACAACAAAGGAGTAGCGCCGTTTTACCGGGACTGGAATATTGAGTACAGCCTGCGAAACACGGAGGGCGAAGTGGTATACAAACTTCAGGACACGGCAACGGATCTGATCAATCTGCTTCCGGGCCGCCACAATGTGAGTGCTGCGCTTAAGCTTCCGGCGACCCTTAAGTCCGGTACGTATCAGCTTGAGGCGGCGATCATCGACCCATCGACCAGCCAACCAGGTGTCAAACTGGCGATTGGAGACGAGCAGAGCGACGGGCGTTATAAAATTGGAAGCGTGGTAGTAACGGGAACCGATTCAAGTTCCACTCCAACGCCGACAGCAACATCAACACCAACTGCAACACCGACATCAACGCCGACATCAACTCCAAGTTGGACCGCAACACCGGCACCAACGTCAAGTCCGGTCTCAACACCAGGTCCGACTCCGGGCTCTGATGACAAAGTACAACTTGTAAATTCACCTGTGTTAACAGGCGGAAAAATTATGCTGACACTTGAAGCGGGCAAAACGAGCCTCCAGCTGTCTCTTTCAGCGGAAGCGATGAAGGACAACCCAGCGATAATTGTGAAGTCCGGCGATACAACGTTTGAAATTCCCGGCGATGTTGTGAAGCAGGCAAAAGGAAAAACTACGGGCAGTTCGGCAAGTCTGTCTATCGGCATTGAGACGCTTGCCGGCACGAAAAGTCAATCGTTAGCTTCGGCGTACAGCTTGAGACAAAAAGCAAATGTGAAACCCGCAGCCTCAGGCTTCAGTATGAAGTTGGCGGTGAAGGAAAACGCCAAAACGAACGAACTGACGGCTTTCTCGGCGCCAATATCGGTTACACTGCCGGGGAATGTCAGCGATGCTTCGCTTATCAATTTGTATCAAGTTGACGGTGCGTCGCTGAAGCTGCATCCGGCGCGTCTCATTGTAGGCAAGCCGGCTGCAACGATCAGCGGGCCTGGAGAGTATGTATGGATGCATTACAGCAAATCCTTTAAGGATTTAACGCCAAATCATTGGGCAAGCGATTCCGTGGCTGAGCTTGCCGCCAAAGAAATTGTTAAAGGTGACGAACGGGATCGCTTCCTAACCCGCACTCTGGTGACGAGAGCGGAGTTTACCGCGATGCTTGTCCGGATGTTGCAGCTTCCATCGGCCAAGGATCAATCGAAGCCTTTCCGAGATGTGCCGACTACGGCATGGTTCAGCGCCGAAGTCGCCTCCGCGCAGGAGGCGGGACTAGTTCAAGGAAGCGAAGGCTCTTTTGAGCCAAACCGCTACATTAGCCGAGAGGAAATGGTTGTTCTGGCGGTAAGGGCAGCCAAACAGCTTGGTCTGCAGCTAGGCGTCAGCGGGAATGGCAAGGCTTTTGCCGACAACTCCGATATTTCGGGATGGGCAGCGGAGAGTGTACGCGCCGCGACAGAGCTGTCCCTTGTAGCGGGCGACGCTGAAGGCTCTCTGCGGCCGAAGGAAGGAGCCGTTCGGGCCGAAGCAGCCGTTATGCTGGCGCGAATTCTACATTTGCTTAATCGCTAGTTTTCTATTTGATATTGTGCAACGGGTTTGAGCTACATCAGCAAAAAGGGAGGAGACTGAGCCGAGCTCAGTTCCCTCCCTTTTTTATGCATCGACTATGAAGGAATTATTTGGCGCAAATAAATCGAAACCTCAGATATTGGAACCGTTAACAAATTGCCTGAATGACCACGGATTTGAAGACGGAATGCCCGTTATCCTTAGTAAATAACTACATTTTAACGTTAAGCAAATAATTGGCGCAAAATATTAATTATATTAGCCAAAAAATGTTGACGGTTTTTAAAAGTTTGGGCTATAATCAGGTTAGATAAGGGCTGATCTTTGCTTCCTGCGGTAAAAGGGATTGGCGCAATTATGACCAATTGGAGAGTGTACAACATGAACAAGCTTAGAATGGCTTTCATCGGTGTCGGCGACATGGGATCTCATCATTGCATCGGCTTTGATCTGTTGCCGGAATGTGAAGTGAAGTATATTTGCGATGGCAATGAGGCGAATGTGCAGAGAACACTAGTTGAGTTGAAAAATTCGCAGCCTGAAATTTGTAGCGATTACAGGGAGCTGATTCATGCGGATGACATCGACGCGGTTGTGATCGCGGTACCGAACTATCTTCACCGGGAGCTGGCGGTTGCGTTTCTAGAAGCTGGCAAACATGTCTTTTTGGAAAAGCCTGTAGCCCATACCCTTGAAGATTGCGATGCCATTATTGCTGCAGCTGAGAAGAGTGGTCGCTTCCTGCAGATTGGACTTGTATATCGATACTCCAACGTGTACCGCAGAATGGAAAGGGAACTTTCCCTCGGCAAGCTGGGAGAGGTCAAGCTGATGTGGTGCAAGGAATTCCGCGAACCATTCCCTCCAACGGACTGGTTCTATGACAAAAATCGCTCCGGCGGAGCGCTTGTCGAGAAGGACTGTCATCACTTCGATATTTTCAACTGGATGATTGGCTCCCGTCCTAAGCGGGTGTTCGCTACTGGTGGTCAGCATGTTATTAAGCAAGGTGAGCCTAATCAGATTACAAACTCTTATACGCATTATCCAACGAAGGAAATTAATGATGTGTCCATCGTCGACCACGCTTGGGTAACGATCGAGTATGAAAATGGCAGCAAGGCGAATCTTGGCCTATGCATGTACCTCAAGCCAAAGAACTTGATGGGAGAAGGGCTGGAAATTGGCCTGATCGGTGACAATGGCGCGCAGATGGTCGTTCGCAATGATAAAACGATTGATATCGTAGGTGGTTCAAATTCTACTACGGAGCATCTAGACATCGATGTGATTTCGGACTCGATCTTGGGCGGCCACACGGGCGGGCAAACTCAGCGAGTTGAGTTCCTTCAATGTATTCGTGAGGGTAAGCAGCCTTCTGCTTCTGCACAGGTAGGCCGAGATGCGCTATTGGTAGCGCTTGCAGCTGAAAAATCTATTGTTGAGGAGCGCTATGTTTACCTGAATGAATTAACAAGCGAGGGGTGGAAGCATGAAAGGCAGCTTGAGAAAATTTGACACTCCTTTATTCTTCTTGTACATCGCACCTTGGTTAATCGGTTTTATTTTTTTCTTCCTCATTCCGTTCGGAACGTCGGTTTTCTATGCATTCACAGATGCTCGTCTACCGGGCTCGGTTGATTACAATTTCGTCGGATTAGATAACTTTGTTGATATGTTCAACAATCCGATCTTTGGGAAAAGCTTGTTCAATACGTTCTACTTTGTTGTGATCGGAGTTCCGGTCGTAACTACCGGCATGTTGCTGTTAGCTATGCTGCTCAACCTCAACGTTAAGGGAATTGCGGTTTTTAGAGCGTTTTATTACTTGCCTACGCTTGTCCCGATCGTTGCAACCGTTATTATTTGGAAGCTTGTTTTCAACTCGGAATTCGGCATTCTCAATGCGATTCTCTCCACGTTTGGCCTTGCCAAGACGGACTGGCTTGGAGGCGAACACACGATCAAGCCTGTTATTATCATCCTACAGGTCTGGATCTCCGGCAGCGGGGTGCTGATCTTTCTTGCCGCTCTTAAAAATGTTCCTAAACATCTTTATGAAGCCGCTCACATCGATGGAGCAGGGCGCGTTCGGAATTTCTTCCACATCACGCTGCCGATGATCAGTCCGTCGATTCTCTTCGTCGTCATCATCCAAACGATGTATAACTTCCAGCTGTTTACCGAAGCGCTGCTCCTGTCAAGGGGAGGCCCGAACTACGCTGCTTACACGTTTGTCTACAACATTTATAAGTCGGCGTTCACCGATTTGAGGTTCAATATGGCGATGACGCAGTCCATCTTCTTATTCGCACTGATCTCGCTAATTACTTTTGTGCTCATGAAGCTTTCCAATCGCTTCGTGTACTATGAGAGCGAGAAATAGGAGGACACCCCGCATGCACAGACCACAAAGCAATGGACTTAAGACGCTGGGGAAGTATTTGATATTAACGGTTGCTCTTGCCTTGTTTGTCGGACCGCTGATCTGGATGCTCTCTACGATGTTAAAAACAAAGGCCGAGACGTATGAGTTCCCGCCATCGATCATCCCAAATCCGATTACGGTTGAATCGTTCGAAAGACTGTTCTCTGTCCAGCCTTTAATGTGGACATGGATCGGGAATTCCTTTACCATCTCAATTCTGATCGTAATTGGTGCGGTCGTCTCCAGTTCGATCGTAGCGTACGGCTTCTCCCGTTTCCAGACGAGACATAGGAAATATCTCTTTCCTATCGTGCTCGCTACGCTGATGATCCCTCCTTCTATTATGATGATTCCTTCTTATGTACTGTTCACCAAGCTGGACTGGATCGATACGTGGTTGCCGCTCATTGTACCTGCTTGGCTCGGAGGAGCGTACTACATCTTCCTATTCCGCCAATTTTTCATGACGATTCCCCATGAGCTGGACGAAGCAACCTATCTCGATGGAGGTGGACGCTGGGTTGTTTACTCAAAAGTAATCATGCCGCTGTCCAAACCGATTGTCGTAACGACAGTAATTTTCGCTTTCGTCAATTCCTGGCTGGACTTCCTCGGTCCGTTCCTTTATCTGAAGGACAACGCGAAGTTTACGCTCAGTGTCGGTCTGCAGCTGCTCATCGGACAAACCAGCCAAGACCTGCCTTCGTTGTCGGCGGGTGCATTTATCAGCATTATTCCCATCGCCCTACTGTTCCTGTTCGCGCAACGGTATATCGTTGAGGGGGTGGTGCTGACCGGTTCGAAAGGGTAGAAAGATGGGCAAAAAAGTACTGTTTTGTTTTCAAATGAAACTAAAGGGGACCTATGCATGAAAACAAATGGAAAAATCAGTCTGCTCGCTCTAACCATGTCGATCGCTCTTGTTGCTGCAGGATGCGGATCGAACAATAATTCGAACTCCAGCAACAACTCGGCTCCTGCTACTAATGCGGGAACGGAAAACACAGCGGCAACTCCTGCAAAGGAGGCAGAGCCGGTAACGATTACTTATTCCCAATGGGGAACAGCGGAAGAGCTGCAACGTACGCAGGAACTGCTCGACAAATTTATGGCGGCCAATAAAGGCATAACCGTCAAAATGGAAGGCAAAGACTGGGGCAGCTACTGGGATGGATTGACGGCAAATGCGGCTGGCGGAACGCTGCCTGATGTATTCAAAACCAGCTTCGCTTTCATTGAAAAGTATGCTGAGCTCGGGATTTTCAAAGAGCTCGACGGACCGCTTAAAGACGCCGGTTTTGATATGAATAACTTCGATCCAAGCTTGCTCGGTCTTCATAAGTACAAGGACAAGCAAGTGTCGCTGCCAATCGATGCCAACGTCATTGTATGGTATTACAACAAGAAGCTTTTCAGCGATCCAAAAACGAATCCTAAAGGTGCAAAAGAGCCTTCCCTTGAGCCTACCTGGGCCGAAATTGAAGAAATTGCAACCAAGATGACGTTGGACAAAAACGGTAAAAACCCGGGTGAAGCTGGGTTCGACGCCAAAAACATCGTTCAATGGGGCATGTCAATTTCTCCAGGCTCGACGATAGACTGGTTCCTTGAGCCTGAGCTATGGTCCAACAACGCCAAGCTGGTCAACGATGACGGTTCGCTTGCACTGGACACTCCGGAAGCGAAGGAAGTTATGGACTACTTCATCGACATCACGAAGAACAAAA
This window contains:
- a CDS encoding carbohydrate ABC transporter substrate-binding protein, CUT1 family, which encodes MKTNGKISLLALTMSIALVAAGCGSNNNSNSSNNSAPATNAGTENTAATPAKEAEPVTITYSQWGTAEELQRTQELLDKFMAANKGITVKMEGKDWGSYWDGLTANAAGGTLPDVFKTSFAFIEKYAELGIFKELDGPLKDAGFDMNNFDPSLLGLHKYKDKQVSLPIDANVIVWYYNKKLFSDPKTNPKGAKEPSLEPTWAEIEEIATKMTLDKNGKNPGEAGFDAKNIVQWGMSISPGSTIDWFLEPELWSNNAKLVNDDGSLALDTPEAKEVMDYFIDITKNKKINTTPAQIEGLGGQVGLAISTGKVAMNPGGNWNINNFKEAKTEYGTTYLPKFKETKTVVQPAGMAVSSSTKNEEAAYKLLAWLAGPEGQTELANQGYSIPANKAAADAYIATAGEANKIFLDAQKFGIISPFTVKKTDLVWTYGEQSLKLPLAGEGNLDAALKDLASKMK
- a CDS encoding Predicted dehydrogenase, which translates into the protein MNKLRMAFIGVGDMGSHHCIGFDLLPECEVKYICDGNEANVQRTLVELKNSQPEICSDYRELIHADDIDAVVIAVPNYLHRELAVAFLEAGKHVFLEKPVAHTLEDCDAIIAAAEKSGRFLQIGLVYRYSNVYRRMERELSLGKLGEVKLMWCKEFREPFPPTDWFYDKNRSGGALVEKDCHHFDIFNWMIGSRPKRVFATGGQHVIKQGEPNQITNSYTHYPTKEINDVSIVDHAWVTIEYENGSKANLGLCMYLKPKNLMGEGLEIGLIGDNGAQMVVRNDKTIDIVGGSNSTTEHLDIDVISDSILGGHTGGQTQRVEFLQCIREGKQPSASAQVGRDALLVALAAEKSIVEERYVYLNELTSEGWKHERQLEKI
- a CDS encoding carbohydrate ABC transporter membrane protein 1, CUT1 family, with the protein product MKGSLRKFDTPLFFLYIAPWLIGFIFFFLIPFGTSVFYAFTDARLPGSVDYNFVGLDNFVDMFNNPIFGKSLFNTFYFVVIGVPVVTTGMLLLAMLLNLNVKGIAVFRAFYYLPTLVPIVATVIIWKLVFNSEFGILNAILSTFGLAKTDWLGGEHTIKPVIIILQVWISGSGVLIFLAALKNVPKHLYEAAHIDGAGRVRNFFHITLPMISPSILFVVIIQTMYNFQLFTEALLLSRGGPNYAAYTFVYNIYKSAFTDLRFNMAMTQSIFLFALISLITFVLMKLSNRFVYYESEK
- a CDS encoding multiple sugar transport system permease protein, coding for MHRPQSNGLKTLGKYLILTVALALFVGPLIWMLSTMLKTKAETYEFPPSIIPNPITVESFERLFSVQPLMWTWIGNSFTISILIVIGAVVSSSIVAYGFSRFQTRHRKYLFPIVLATLMIPPSIMMIPSYVLFTKLDWIDTWLPLIVPAWLGGAYYIFLFRQFFMTIPHELDEATYLDGGGRWVVYSKVIMPLSKPIVVTTVIFAFVNSWLDFLGPFLYLKDNAKFTLSVGLQLLIGQTSQDLPSLSAGAFISIIPIALLFLFAQRYIVEGVVLTGSKG